The following proteins come from a genomic window of Gossypium raimondii isolate GPD5lz chromosome 5, ASM2569854v1, whole genome shotgun sequence:
- the LOC105766484 gene encoding pentatricopeptide repeat-containing protein At3g22470, mitochondrial isoform X2, translated as MGKLPSSFILRSVVNAGSHLSNFRSVSSSSSNTIATYIEGLSMKPMSMPVRLKGKRDHRFDNVDHALSLFNKMIEKYPKPSIVEFTKLLGAIVKMKHYAIVVSKYRQIELLGVSHDVYSMNILTNCFCQLGRIDFGFSVLGKMLKLGVEPSGVTYSTLINGLCNQSKISEAVCILDEMTEKRYQPNLIVYSTMLKGLCKTGNTGRAVRFLRLMESRGCEPDIVAYSTVIDCLCKNGLLQEALDLFSEVKVKGIRPNIFTYTCLIHGMCNSGQQEEATRLLNEMVDNNISLGIVTYTLLIDALCKEGMIFKAVEIVDTMRKQGIVPDVVTYNILVDAHCKEGMVSEAEDFVDAMIKREIEPNVVTYSTLVNGHCLQNEMDKARRVFNLMIEKGCAPDIVTYSTMINGYCKGKTGHIEEALKLFQAMRNSGLELDIVPYNILIDGLCKAGHIEFAKELFHQLSDNGLKPNVVTYHIMINGLCKEGLPDEAYSLFGSMGDNDCLPDSCCYNVMIRGFLRNSYTSKATQLLTEMVGKGFSADIITATLIMDLIIYSNKSILL; from the exons ATGGGTaagcttccttcttcttttattcttcGTTCGGTTGTTAATGCTGGAAGCCATCTTTCTAATTTCCGctctgtttcttcttcttcttctaacaCCATTGCTACCTACATCGAAGGCCTAAGTATGAAACCCATGTCCATGCCTGTTAGATTAAAGGGAAAAAGAGACCACCGCTTCGATAATGTTGATCATGCTTTGAGTTTGTTCAATAAGATGATTGAAAAGTACCCAAAGCCTTCAATTGTGGaattcactaaattattaggAGCCATTGTTAAGATGAAACATTATGCCATTGTTGTTTCTAAGTATAGACAGATCGAATTATTGGGAGTTTCCCATGATGTTTATTCTATGAACATCTTGACAAATTGCTTTTGTCAATTAGGTCgaattgattttgggttttctgTTTTGGGGAAAATGCTGAAGTTAGGTGTTGAACCTAGTGGTGTAACTTATTCAACTTTGATTAATGGGCTTTGTAATCAAAGTAAGATTTCTGAGGCCGTTTGTATTCTCGATGAAATGACTGAAAAACGGTATCAACCTAATTTGATTGTTTACAGTACAATGCTTAAGGGATTGTGTAAGACCGGTAATACTGGTAGAGCTGTTAGGTTTCTGAGGCTGATGGAAAGCAGAGGTTGTGAACCCGATATTGTAGCATATAGCACTGTCATTGACTGCCTTTGTAAGAACGGTTTGTTACAGGAGGCTCTCGATCTCTTCTCCGAAGTGAAGGTTAAAGGCATTAGACCAAATATCTTTACTTACACGTGCTTAATTCATGGTATGTGTAATTCGGGCCAGCAGGAGGAGGCAACAAGGCTTTTGAATGAAATGGTTGATAACAATATTTCACTTGGTATTGTCACATATACGTTATTGATTGATGCTCTTTGCAAGGAAGGAATGATTTTTAAAGCTGTAGAGATCGTTGACACAATGAGAAAGCAAGGCATTGTGCCTGATGTTGTCACGTATAATATATTGGTTGATGCGCATTGCAAGGAAGGGATGGTATCTGAAGCTGAGGATTTTGTTGACGCAATGATAAAGCGAGAAATCGAGCCTAATGTTGTTACGTATAGTACATTAGTTAATGGTCATTGCTTGCAGAATGAAATGGATAAAGCTAGAAGAGTTTTCAACTTGATGATTGAGAAGGGTTGTGCACCTGATATAGTTACTTACAGCACCATGATCAATGGATATTGCAAAG GCAAAACAGGTCATATCGAAGAGGCATTGAAACTTTTTCAAGCAATGCGAAACAGTGGGTTGGAACTTGATATTGTCCCATATAATATCCTAATTGATGGGTTGTGCAAAGCTGGGCATATCGAATTTGCCAAGGAATTATTTCATCAACTCTCAGACAATGGTTTAAAACCGAATGTTGTCACATATCatataatgattaatggactgtGTAAAGAGGGATTGCCAGATGAAGCATACAGCTTGTTTGGGAGCATGGGAGATAATGACTGTTTGCCTGATAGCTGCTGTTATAACGTAATGATTCGGGGGTTCCTTCGCAACAGCTATACCTCAAAGGCAACACAACTTCTTACGGAAATGGTTGGTAAGGGCTTTTCTGCAGATATAATCACTGCCACCTTAATTATGGACCTTATCATATACTCTAATAAATCAATCTTGCTTTGA
- the LOC105766484 gene encoding pentatricopeptide repeat-containing protein At1g62930, chloroplastic isoform X1, whose protein sequence is MGLSMKPMSMPVRLKGKRDHRFDNVDHALSLFNKMIEKYPKPSIVEFTKLLGAIVKMKHYAIVVSKYRQIELLGVSHDVYSMNILTNCFCQLGRIDFGFSVLGKMLKLGVEPSGVTYSTLINGLCNQSKISEAVCILDEMTEKRYQPNLIVYSTMLKGLCKTGNTGRAVRFLRLMESRGCEPDIVAYSTVIDCLCKNGLLQEALDLFSEVKVKGIRPNIFTYTCLIHGMCNSGQQEEATRLLNEMVDNNISLGIVTYTLLIDALCKEGMIFKAVEIVDTMRKQGIVPDVVTYNILVDAHCKEGMVSEAEDFVDAMIKREIEPNVVTYSTLVNGHCLQNEMDKARRVFNLMIEKGCAPDIVTYSTMINGYCKGKRLDEAMELFHEISQKGPIPNIFTYNTLLQSMFQLGKVSTACELFRKMLASGQVPDLVTCLILLNGLGKTGHIEEALKLFQAMRNSGLELDIVPYNILIDGLCKAGHIEFAKELFHQLSDNGLKPNVVTYHIMINGLCKEGLPDEAYSLFGSMGDNDCLPDSCCYNVMIRGFLRNSYTSKATQLLTEMVGKGFSADIITATLIMDLIIYSNKSILL, encoded by the exons ATGG GCCTAAGTATGAAACCCATGTCCATGCCTGTTAGATTAAAGGGAAAAAGAGACCACCGCTTCGATAATGTTGATCATGCTTTGAGTTTGTTCAATAAGATGATTGAAAAGTACCCAAAGCCTTCAATTGTGGaattcactaaattattaggAGCCATTGTTAAGATGAAACATTATGCCATTGTTGTTTCTAAGTATAGACAGATCGAATTATTGGGAGTTTCCCATGATGTTTATTCTATGAACATCTTGACAAATTGCTTTTGTCAATTAGGTCgaattgattttgggttttctgTTTTGGGGAAAATGCTGAAGTTAGGTGTTGAACCTAGTGGTGTAACTTATTCAACTTTGATTAATGGGCTTTGTAATCAAAGTAAGATTTCTGAGGCCGTTTGTATTCTCGATGAAATGACTGAAAAACGGTATCAACCTAATTTGATTGTTTACAGTACAATGCTTAAGGGATTGTGTAAGACCGGTAATACTGGTAGAGCTGTTAGGTTTCTGAGGCTGATGGAAAGCAGAGGTTGTGAACCCGATATTGTAGCATATAGCACTGTCATTGACTGCCTTTGTAAGAACGGTTTGTTACAGGAGGCTCTCGATCTCTTCTCCGAAGTGAAGGTTAAAGGCATTAGACCAAATATCTTTACTTACACGTGCTTAATTCATGGTATGTGTAATTCGGGCCAGCAGGAGGAGGCAACAAGGCTTTTGAATGAAATGGTTGATAACAATATTTCACTTGGTATTGTCACATATACGTTATTGATTGATGCTCTTTGCAAGGAAGGAATGATTTTTAAAGCTGTAGAGATCGTTGACACAATGAGAAAGCAAGGCATTGTGCCTGATGTTGTCACGTATAATATATTGGTTGATGCGCATTGCAAGGAAGGGATGGTATCTGAAGCTGAGGATTTTGTTGACGCAATGATAAAGCGAGAAATCGAGCCTAATGTTGTTACGTATAGTACATTAGTTAATGGTCATTGCTTGCAGAATGAAATGGATAAAGCTAGAAGAGTTTTCAACTTGATGATTGAGAAGGGTTGTGCACCTGATATAGTTACTTACAGCACCATGATCAATGGATATTGCAAAGGTAAGAGGTTAGACGAAGCAATGGAACTCTTTCATGAAATATCTCAAAAGGGACCAATCCCGAATATTTTCACATACAATACTCTCTTGCAAAGTATGTTTCAGTTAGGGAAAGTTTCAACTGCATGTGAACTTTTTAGAAAGATGCTTGCTTCTGGACAAGTTCCAGATTTAGTGACTTGTTTGATTTTGCTGAATGGTTTAGGCAAAACAGGTCATATCGAAGAGGCATTGAAACTTTTTCAAGCAATGCGAAACAGTGGGTTGGAACTTGATATTGTCCCATATAATATCCTAATTGATGGGTTGTGCAAAGCTGGGCATATCGAATTTGCCAAGGAATTATTTCATCAACTCTCAGACAATGGTTTAAAACCGAATGTTGTCACATATCatataatgattaatggactgtGTAAAGAGGGATTGCCAGATGAAGCATACAGCTTGTTTGGGAGCATGGGAGATAATGACTGTTTGCCTGATAGCTGCTGTTATAACGTAATGATTCGGGGGTTCCTTCGCAACAGCTATACCTCAAAGGCAACACAACTTCTTACGGAAATGGTTGGTAAGGGCTTTTCTGCAGATATAATCACTGCCACCTTAATTATGGACCTTATCATATACTCTAATAAATCAATCTTGCTTTGA